In the Mastacembelus armatus chromosome 17, fMasArm1.2, whole genome shotgun sequence genome, one interval contains:
- the aire gene encoding LOW QUALITY PROTEIN: autoimmune regulator (The sequence of the model RefSeq protein was modified relative to this genomic sequence to represent the inferred CDS: substituted 1 base at 1 genomic stop codon), whose protein sequence is MSRVEVIRDTNLRSLLRELRTDIAMAVDDPFPLVYGLVDKNIITDQLLKDTLEKESREGIHKAMYSLLSWILEQSRSTIQAFWSNMTKDYNLDSYPKLQTLLSNVQSKRDAGGSRGEKRSSEGHKTPHIKKRSHEHREAKHHNQHSQYQAKTSDGPGGKVKLYRVKSEDPGPQLTSGNSVQAMSSSVHRGVACSTDLPVSHEPREMIHIKQVFSSDGNSMKRIKIGGEFYTCGATEEKNGGSKSKADKTTFHHKGESTTGLIHFNDDECAVCKDGGELICCDGCPRAFHLTCLNPPLTSIPSGSWQCEWCCCGNRVKSEETQLPLQGLVAQPQQTKTISSNSITDVPFYFSQSSSSLTSVTASTNGSSGRHQCSGGEQVTVRDVCGVCHLGGGDLTHCLQCLQHFHVHCHFSKXDIHSGIASLTDCVCVFARGRSICLSCSRSWGATVEKECESRGLQLTPVVQNTLCHDQSSSGPEPILHKDELDSILGDSSIDGILQWAFHNISRPLPDSQGCYQ, encoded by the exons GACACTCTAGAGAAGGAAAGCAGAGAAGGGATCCACAAGGCTATGTACTCACTCCTGTCCTGGATCCTGGAGCAGAGCAGATCCACCATCCAGGCCTTCTGGAGCAACATGACCAAAGACTACAACCTGGACAGCTACCCCAAGCTGCAGACATTGCTCAGTAATGTGCAGTCTA AGCGAGATGCTGGAGGTTCCCGAGGTGAGAAAAGATCTTCTGAAGGCCACAAAACTCCTCACATCAAGAAGAGGAGTCACGAGCACAGAGAGGCCAAACATCACAATCAGCATTCACAGTATCAAGCTAAGACAAGTGATGGACCAG GTGGTAAAGTGAAATTATACAGAGTGAAGAGTGAAGATCCAGGCCCACAGCTGACATCTGGAAATA GTGTGCAGGCAATGTCCTCCTCAGTGCATAGAGGAGTGGCCTGCTCCACTGACCTGCCAGTCAGCCATGAACCCAGAGAGATGATCCATATCAAACAAGTGTTTAGCTCAGATG GGAATTCCATGAAGCGTATTAAAATTGGTGGGGAATTTTACACATGTGGTGCAACCgaagaaaaaaatggaggaTCTAAGTCAAAAGCCGATAAAACCACCTTTCACCACAAGGGGGAGTCAACCACAGGCTTG ATCCACTTTAATGATGATGAGTGTGCAGTGTGTAAGGACGGAGGGGAGCTGATCTGTTGTGACGGTTGTCCCCGAGCTTTTCATCTGACCTGCCTCAACCCTCCACTCACATCCATACCAAG TGGCTCCTGGCAGTGTGAGTGGTGCTGCTGTGGAAACAGAGTGAAAAGTGAGGAAACCCAACTACCCTTACAAG GGCTGGTGGCCCAACCTCAGCAAACAAAGACCATTTCCAGTAACTCCATCACAGACGTCCCCTTCTACTTCTCACAGTCGTCCTCCTCCCTCACAAGTGTCACAGCTTCTACGAACGGGTCCAGTGGCAGACACCAG TGCTCAGGTGGAGAGCAGGTCACTGTGAGGGATGTGTGTGGTGTCTGCCACCTTGGAGGAGGCGACCTGACTCACTGCCTCCAGTGTTTGCAGCATTTCCACGTACACTGCCACTTCTCCAAGTAAGACATCCACTCA GGAATAGCCTCACTcactgactgtgtttgtgtgtttgcaagaGGGAGATCCATCTGCTTGTCCTGCTCTAGGTCCTGGGGCGCCACAGTAGAGAAAGAGTGTGAATCCAGAGGCTTACAG CTCACGCCGGTGGTTCAAAACACACTTTGCCATGATCAGAGCTCCTCTGGCCCTGAGCCCATCCTCCATAAAGATGAACTGGACTCCATCCTGGGAGAC AGCTCCATTGATGGCATTTTGCAGTGGGCTTTCCACAACATCTCTCGGCCTCTTCCAGACTCTCAAGGATGTTAccagtga